The following proteins are encoded in a genomic region of Syngnathus acus chromosome 22, fSynAcu1.2, whole genome shotgun sequence:
- the ttll5 gene encoding tubulin polyglutamylase TTLL5 isoform X2: protein MPAVARDKEDSDSSTEDEHEDHLCIAWTGLSRMIPVFLFFPEAIVSKDGSIYGGGERYNMAFKIVRTESRLVRGILTNHGFHEVQSDSNDFNIMWTGSHLKPYLLRNLQDFQKVNHFPRSHELTRKDRLYKNIQRMQEAHGFKNFHIVPQTFVLPSEYQEFCSCFAKDRGPWIIKPVASSRGRGIYLVSNPNQISVDENILVSHYIPNPLLIDEFKFDVRLYVLVTSYDPLLIYVYEEGLARFATVKYDRTAKNIKNTFMHLTNYSVNKKSSDYVSCDDPEVEDYGNKWSMSAVLRYLREEGKDTRLLMRQIEDVIIKAVLSAQMQIAMACKTFVPHQTNCFELYGFDVLIDADLKPWLLEVNLSPSLACDAPLDLKIKASMIADMLSLVGLVCQNPLMRKPRSERVVLEPSLKQSAQRTQRPPVVSPSEPVDFKNKPEEDSILDLTAEQIKVLRRTREEYERRGGFIRIFPTEDTWALYGGYLECKTSLNSMLANRLFHGRNACGNAQLQMDTLDGYHAVQYERKLPSLEARKRRRHHLSHRSAAGKKKWGKESKASPMESSSPEGVDCVREEREEMKRVLKPVSHKVLVAEQRKQVASPARSSHSDARSSSQASTRNSGPHVKLLHFLQQGWDISKVQARMTFSSYLQRVQQRLLAESRVEGIPAWKDKDNDQMELVVRFLRRAASNFQQDVRVVLPSHQLPVQDRRRILSQQLGEFIQCYEKETEHMKKQQNSTEEKCVAANVFHDYITTASESDLEEVLTFYTQKNKSATVFLGTKVRRVKKTFHEIHASEEPGNCETSKTLPVSKDDSNLSESTPSAGKICVDINGKASESQGSVCLSEGQLTGFGHAKIHPQVQRCSNFPVTSDMGHIHQQSSPITSSSRPRFPPLPLPPQPPSYAQSLAKSQSRQSDSLSDSPVYTPSPVSTGQSTQVLWRIPSSTAVPSRSRSFSSITGAVHVYNQKLSRPTSAGKVSKMSSSSKSNPEGDFRELDSLTVQARSNQQAFISALQKLADKQVTCSTAGSSHINLLTRHLSRLNLASRMLNGENAKIPALSVNNQGSVGLDHSSTDPLRNKTYHGQMNGGEASSDRQSHSGFSSMMVTNPERGCHPVRKKNQFAPQQLQSQRVPPRLFLEQSHCGQQDQHSDETSTPHAKVPTKTSSFPGPPHHSHIKTRDRPDLSPKPPSEAREGPIRKPATARLVKQPSNQMSPYGGLTNGQHLVYEAISAKSGLSVYRRILQAQEPR from the exons ATGCCAGCTGTTGCTCGGGATAAGGAGGACTCTGATTCCTCCACTGAGGATGAACATGA agACCATCTGTGCATTGCCTGGACTGGCCTCAGCAGGATGATCCCAGTCTTCTTGTTTTTCCCGGAAGCCATTGTTTCAAAGGATGGTTCAATCTACGGAGGCGGAG AGCGATACAACATGGCCTTCAAGATTGTGCGAACAGAGAGTCGCCTGGTGCGGGGCATCCTGACCAATCATGGTTTCCATGAG gttcaATCTGATAGCAATGACTTTAACATCATGTGGACAGGATCCCACCTGAAGCCTTACTTACTGCGAAACCTTCAAGATTTCCAAAAGGTCAACCATTTTCCAAG ATCTCACGAACTGACCCGCAAAGATCGGCTTTATAAAAACATCCAACGAATGCAGGAGGCTCACGGCTTCAAAAACTTCCACATAGTTCCACAAACCTTTGTGCTTCCGTCGGAATACCAGGAATTCTGCA GTTGTTTTGCCAAAGACAGGGGCCCGTGGATCATTAAACCAGTTGCATCATCAAGAGGACGAGGCATCTACTTAGTCAGCAAT CCAAATCAGATTTCAGTGGATGAGAACATTTTGGTGTCCCACTATATTCCTAACCCTCTGCTGATAGATG AATTCAAATTTGACGTTCGCTTGTATGTGTTGGTCACATCTTATGATCCACTCCTCATCTATGTGTATGAGGAAGGCCTCGCAAG ATTTGCCACCGTCAAGTATGACAGGACCGCAAAGAATATCAAGAACACCTTCATGCATCTCACCAACTACAGcgtgaacaaaaaaagcagcGACTACGTCAG TTGTGATGACCCCGAAGTTGAGGACTACGGGAACAAGTGGAGTATGAGTGCGGTGTTGCGCTACTTGAGGGAAGAGGGAAAGGACACCAGAC TGTTAATGAGACAGATCGAGGATGTGATCATCAAAGCTGTGCTCAGTGCTCAGATGCAGATCGCCATGGCCTGCAAGACTTTCGTTCCCCACCAGACCAACTGCTTTG AACTTTATGGATTTGACGTGCTCATCGACGCCGATCTAAAACCCTGGTTGTTGGAGGTGAACCTTTCGCCATCTTTGGCCTG TGATGCCCCCTTGGATTTGAAGATAAAGGCCAGCATGATTGCAGACATGCTTTCACTTGTGG GCTTGGTGTGTCAGAACCCCCTGATGAGGAAGCCGCGCTCTGAGCGAGTCGTCCTGGAGCCCAGCCTCAAGCAGTCAGCCCAAAGAACACAG AGGCCCCCAGTCGTCAGTCCCAGTGAACCAgtggattttaaaaacaaaccagaAGAAGACAGCATTCTGGACTTGACTGCTGAGCAG ATCAAAGTGTTGAGGAGGACAAGGGAGGAGTATGAAAGGAGAGGAGGCTTCATTCGAATATTCCCCACTGAAGACACATGGGCGCTCTACGG TGGATATCTGGAGTGCAAGACATCATTGAACTCAATGTTGGCAAACAGACTTTTCCATGGAAG GAATGCGTGCGGGAATGCGCAGCTGCAGATGGACACACTTGATGGCTACCACGCCGTCCAGTACGAGAGGAAGCTGCCGTCTCTGGAGGCTCGTAAGAGGAGACGGCACCACCTGAGTCATCGCTCTGCCGCTGGAAAGAAGAAATGGG GGAAGGAATCCAAGGCCTCCCCGATGGAGAGCAGTAGCCCGGAGGGAGTGGACTGCGTACGGGAGGAAAGAGAAGAGATGAAACGTGTTCTCAAGCCAGTCTCACACAAAGTTTTGGTAGcagagcaaagaaaacaagtggCTTCaccagcgcggagctctcacAGCGACGCTCGGTCCAGCTCGCAGGCATCAACACGCAACAGCGGGCCCCATGTCAAACTGCTTCACTTTCTCCAGCAGGGGTGGGACATCAG TAAAGTGCAAGCCCGGATGACATTTTCATCTTACCTACAGCGGGTTCAACAAAGACTTTTGGCAGAGAGCAGGGTCGAAGGCATTCCGGCTTGGAAAGACAAGGACAATGACCAAATG GAGCTCGTGGTTCGCTTCCTGAGAAGGGCTGCCAGTAACTTCCAGCAAGACGTTAGGGTGGTTCTGCCCAGTCACCAGCTACCAGTCCAAGACCGCAGACGCATCCTCTCCCAACAACTAGGAGAGTTTATACAATGTTACGAAAAG GAAACTGAGCACATGAAAAAACAGCAGAACAGTACAGAGGAGAAGTGTGTTGCCGCCAACGTGTTTCATGACTACATCACCACGGCGAG TGAAAGTGATCTGGAGGAAGTACTGACGTTTTACacgcagaaaaataaatcagccaCCGTCTTTCTCGGTACAAAAGTCAGGCGTGTTAAAAAAACCTTTCATGAAATCCATGCCTCCGAAGAGCCAGGCAACTGTGAGACTTCCAAAA CTCTGCCTGTGTCCAAAGACGATTCCAACTTGTCAGAATCAACGCCCTCCGCAGGAAAAATCTGCGTTGACATAAACGGCAAGGCCAGCGAAAGTCAAGGCTCGGTTTGTTTGTCTGAAGGCCAGCTGACCGGATTTGGACATGCAAAAATCCATCCGCAAGTGCAACGCTGCTCGAACTTTCCCGTGACTTCAGACATGGGCCATATTCATCAACAGAGCTCCCCCATCACCTCTTCGTCCCGTCCTCGTTTTCCACCGCTGCCGCTTCCCCCTCAGCCTCCATCCTATGCTCAATCCTTGGCAAAGTCTCAATCCCGTCAAAGTGATTCCCTCAGCGACTCTCCTGTTTACACCCCTTCCCCTGTGTCAACGGGGCAATCAACTCAGGTTCTCTGGAGGATCCCATCATCTACAGCGGTTCCGTCTCGCTCCAGATCATTTTCGTCCATCACCGGTGCGGTACACGTATACAACCAGAAACTCTCTCGACCAACATCTGCAGGAAAAG TGTCAAAAATGTCCAGTTCCAGTAAGTCAAACCCGGAGGGAGACTTCAGGGAGTTGGACTCTCTTACCGTCCAGGCCCGGTCCAACCAGCAGGCTTTCATCTCGGCCCTCCAGAAGCTGGCCGACAAACAGGTCACTTGCAGCACTGCCGGCTCCAGTCACATCAACCTTCTGACGCGACAT TTGAGCAGGCTAAACCTGGCGAGCCGGATGTTGAACGGAGAGAACGCCAAGATCCCGGCCTTGTCTGTCAACAACCAAGGATCCGTTGGTCTGGACCACTCCTCAACTGATCCTCTTCGAAACAAGACCTA TCACGGTCAGATGAATGGTGGAGAGGCTTCCAGTGACAGGCAGAGTCACAGCGGCTTCAGCTCCATGATGGTGACAAATCCTGAGCGGGGTTGCCATCCTGTGAGAAAAAAGAATCAGTTTGCCCCACAGCAACTGCAATCGCAAAGAGTTCCACCCCGACTATTCTTGGAGCAGAGCCATTGTGGACAGCAA GATCAACATTCAGACGAAACAAGCACTCCCCACGCTAAGGTTCCCACAAAGACTTCCAGCTTTCCGGGACCACCCCATCACAGTCACATCAAGACCCGCGATCGTCCCGATCTCTCCCCAAAGCCACCCAGCGAGGCCCGAGAGGGCCCGATCAGGAAACCGGCAACAGCACGCCTCGTCAA GCAGCCGTCCAATCAGATGTCGCCATATGGAGGTTTGACCAACGGGCAGCATTTGGTCTACGAAGCCATCTCTGCTAAATCAG GACTTTCGGTGTACCGCAGAATTCTGCAGGCCCAGGAACCCAGATGA
- the ttll5 gene encoding tubulin polyglutamylase TTLL5 isoform X1, translating to MPAVARDKEDSDSSTEDEHEDHLCIAWTGLSRMIPVFLFFPEAIVSKDGSIYGGGERYNMAFKIVRTESRLVRGILTNHGFHEVQSDSNDFNIMWTGSHLKPYLLRNLQDFQKVNHFPRSHELTRKDRLYKNIQRMQEAHGFKNFHIVPQTFVLPSEYQEFCSCFAKDRGPWIIKPVASSRGRGIYLVSNPNQISVDENILVSHYIPNPLLIDEFKFDVRLYVLVTSYDPLLIYVYEEGLARFATVKYDRTAKNIKNTFMHLTNYSVNKKSSDYVSCDDPEVEDYGNKWSMSAVLRYLREEGKDTRLLMRQIEDVIIKAVLSAQMQIAMACKTFVPHQTNCFELYGFDVLIDADLKPWLLEVNLSPSLACDAPLDLKIKASMIADMLSLVGLVCQNPLMRKPRSERVVLEPSLKQSAQRTQWQRPPVVSPSEPVDFKNKPEEDSILDLTAEQIKVLRRTREEYERRGGFIRIFPTEDTWALYGGYLECKTSLNSMLANRLFHGRNACGNAQLQMDTLDGYHAVQYERKLPSLEARKRRRHHLSHRSAAGKKKWGKESKASPMESSSPEGVDCVREEREEMKRVLKPVSHKVLVAEQRKQVASPARSSHSDARSSSQASTRNSGPHVKLLHFLQQGWDISKVQARMTFSSYLQRVQQRLLAESRVEGIPAWKDKDNDQMELVVRFLRRAASNFQQDVRVVLPSHQLPVQDRRRILSQQLGEFIQCYEKETEHMKKQQNSTEEKCVAANVFHDYITTASESDLEEVLTFYTQKNKSATVFLGTKVRRVKKTFHEIHASEEPGNCETSKTLPVSKDDSNLSESTPSAGKICVDINGKASESQGSVCLSEGQLTGFGHAKIHPQVQRCSNFPVTSDMGHIHQQSSPITSSSRPRFPPLPLPPQPPSYAQSLAKSQSRQSDSLSDSPVYTPSPVSTGQSTQVLWRIPSSTAVPSRSRSFSSITGAVHVYNQKLSRPTSAGKVSKMSSSSKSNPEGDFRELDSLTVQARSNQQAFISALQKLADKQVTCSTAGSSHINLLTRHLSRLNLASRMLNGENAKIPALSVNNQGSVGLDHSSTDPLRNKTYHGQMNGGEASSDRQSHSGFSSMMVTNPERGCHPVRKKNQFAPQQLQSQRVPPRLFLEQSHCGQQDQHSDETSTPHAKVPTKTSSFPGPPHHSHIKTRDRPDLSPKPPSEAREGPIRKPATARLVKQPSNQMSPYGGLTNGQHLVYEAISAKSGLSVYRRILQAQEPR from the exons ATGCCAGCTGTTGCTCGGGATAAGGAGGACTCTGATTCCTCCACTGAGGATGAACATGA agACCATCTGTGCATTGCCTGGACTGGCCTCAGCAGGATGATCCCAGTCTTCTTGTTTTTCCCGGAAGCCATTGTTTCAAAGGATGGTTCAATCTACGGAGGCGGAG AGCGATACAACATGGCCTTCAAGATTGTGCGAACAGAGAGTCGCCTGGTGCGGGGCATCCTGACCAATCATGGTTTCCATGAG gttcaATCTGATAGCAATGACTTTAACATCATGTGGACAGGATCCCACCTGAAGCCTTACTTACTGCGAAACCTTCAAGATTTCCAAAAGGTCAACCATTTTCCAAG ATCTCACGAACTGACCCGCAAAGATCGGCTTTATAAAAACATCCAACGAATGCAGGAGGCTCACGGCTTCAAAAACTTCCACATAGTTCCACAAACCTTTGTGCTTCCGTCGGAATACCAGGAATTCTGCA GTTGTTTTGCCAAAGACAGGGGCCCGTGGATCATTAAACCAGTTGCATCATCAAGAGGACGAGGCATCTACTTAGTCAGCAAT CCAAATCAGATTTCAGTGGATGAGAACATTTTGGTGTCCCACTATATTCCTAACCCTCTGCTGATAGATG AATTCAAATTTGACGTTCGCTTGTATGTGTTGGTCACATCTTATGATCCACTCCTCATCTATGTGTATGAGGAAGGCCTCGCAAG ATTTGCCACCGTCAAGTATGACAGGACCGCAAAGAATATCAAGAACACCTTCATGCATCTCACCAACTACAGcgtgaacaaaaaaagcagcGACTACGTCAG TTGTGATGACCCCGAAGTTGAGGACTACGGGAACAAGTGGAGTATGAGTGCGGTGTTGCGCTACTTGAGGGAAGAGGGAAAGGACACCAGAC TGTTAATGAGACAGATCGAGGATGTGATCATCAAAGCTGTGCTCAGTGCTCAGATGCAGATCGCCATGGCCTGCAAGACTTTCGTTCCCCACCAGACCAACTGCTTTG AACTTTATGGATTTGACGTGCTCATCGACGCCGATCTAAAACCCTGGTTGTTGGAGGTGAACCTTTCGCCATCTTTGGCCTG TGATGCCCCCTTGGATTTGAAGATAAAGGCCAGCATGATTGCAGACATGCTTTCACTTGTGG GCTTGGTGTGTCAGAACCCCCTGATGAGGAAGCCGCGCTCTGAGCGAGTCGTCCTGGAGCCCAGCCTCAAGCAGTCAGCCCAAAGAACACAG TGGCAGAGGCCCCCAGTCGTCAGTCCCAGTGAACCAgtggattttaaaaacaaaccagaAGAAGACAGCATTCTGGACTTGACTGCTGAGCAG ATCAAAGTGTTGAGGAGGACAAGGGAGGAGTATGAAAGGAGAGGAGGCTTCATTCGAATATTCCCCACTGAAGACACATGGGCGCTCTACGG TGGATATCTGGAGTGCAAGACATCATTGAACTCAATGTTGGCAAACAGACTTTTCCATGGAAG GAATGCGTGCGGGAATGCGCAGCTGCAGATGGACACACTTGATGGCTACCACGCCGTCCAGTACGAGAGGAAGCTGCCGTCTCTGGAGGCTCGTAAGAGGAGACGGCACCACCTGAGTCATCGCTCTGCCGCTGGAAAGAAGAAATGGG GGAAGGAATCCAAGGCCTCCCCGATGGAGAGCAGTAGCCCGGAGGGAGTGGACTGCGTACGGGAGGAAAGAGAAGAGATGAAACGTGTTCTCAAGCCAGTCTCACACAAAGTTTTGGTAGcagagcaaagaaaacaagtggCTTCaccagcgcggagctctcacAGCGACGCTCGGTCCAGCTCGCAGGCATCAACACGCAACAGCGGGCCCCATGTCAAACTGCTTCACTTTCTCCAGCAGGGGTGGGACATCAG TAAAGTGCAAGCCCGGATGACATTTTCATCTTACCTACAGCGGGTTCAACAAAGACTTTTGGCAGAGAGCAGGGTCGAAGGCATTCCGGCTTGGAAAGACAAGGACAATGACCAAATG GAGCTCGTGGTTCGCTTCCTGAGAAGGGCTGCCAGTAACTTCCAGCAAGACGTTAGGGTGGTTCTGCCCAGTCACCAGCTACCAGTCCAAGACCGCAGACGCATCCTCTCCCAACAACTAGGAGAGTTTATACAATGTTACGAAAAG GAAACTGAGCACATGAAAAAACAGCAGAACAGTACAGAGGAGAAGTGTGTTGCCGCCAACGTGTTTCATGACTACATCACCACGGCGAG TGAAAGTGATCTGGAGGAAGTACTGACGTTTTACacgcagaaaaataaatcagccaCCGTCTTTCTCGGTACAAAAGTCAGGCGTGTTAAAAAAACCTTTCATGAAATCCATGCCTCCGAAGAGCCAGGCAACTGTGAGACTTCCAAAA CTCTGCCTGTGTCCAAAGACGATTCCAACTTGTCAGAATCAACGCCCTCCGCAGGAAAAATCTGCGTTGACATAAACGGCAAGGCCAGCGAAAGTCAAGGCTCGGTTTGTTTGTCTGAAGGCCAGCTGACCGGATTTGGACATGCAAAAATCCATCCGCAAGTGCAACGCTGCTCGAACTTTCCCGTGACTTCAGACATGGGCCATATTCATCAACAGAGCTCCCCCATCACCTCTTCGTCCCGTCCTCGTTTTCCACCGCTGCCGCTTCCCCCTCAGCCTCCATCCTATGCTCAATCCTTGGCAAAGTCTCAATCCCGTCAAAGTGATTCCCTCAGCGACTCTCCTGTTTACACCCCTTCCCCTGTGTCAACGGGGCAATCAACTCAGGTTCTCTGGAGGATCCCATCATCTACAGCGGTTCCGTCTCGCTCCAGATCATTTTCGTCCATCACCGGTGCGGTACACGTATACAACCAGAAACTCTCTCGACCAACATCTGCAGGAAAAG TGTCAAAAATGTCCAGTTCCAGTAAGTCAAACCCGGAGGGAGACTTCAGGGAGTTGGACTCTCTTACCGTCCAGGCCCGGTCCAACCAGCAGGCTTTCATCTCGGCCCTCCAGAAGCTGGCCGACAAACAGGTCACTTGCAGCACTGCCGGCTCCAGTCACATCAACCTTCTGACGCGACAT TTGAGCAGGCTAAACCTGGCGAGCCGGATGTTGAACGGAGAGAACGCCAAGATCCCGGCCTTGTCTGTCAACAACCAAGGATCCGTTGGTCTGGACCACTCCTCAACTGATCCTCTTCGAAACAAGACCTA TCACGGTCAGATGAATGGTGGAGAGGCTTCCAGTGACAGGCAGAGTCACAGCGGCTTCAGCTCCATGATGGTGACAAATCCTGAGCGGGGTTGCCATCCTGTGAGAAAAAAGAATCAGTTTGCCCCACAGCAACTGCAATCGCAAAGAGTTCCACCCCGACTATTCTTGGAGCAGAGCCATTGTGGACAGCAA GATCAACATTCAGACGAAACAAGCACTCCCCACGCTAAGGTTCCCACAAAGACTTCCAGCTTTCCGGGACCACCCCATCACAGTCACATCAAGACCCGCGATCGTCCCGATCTCTCCCCAAAGCCACCCAGCGAGGCCCGAGAGGGCCCGATCAGGAAACCGGCAACAGCACGCCTCGTCAA GCAGCCGTCCAATCAGATGTCGCCATATGGAGGTTTGACCAACGGGCAGCATTTGGTCTACGAAGCCATCTCTGCTAAATCAG GACTTTCGGTGTACCGCAGAATTCTGCAGGCCCAGGAACCCAGATGA